From a single Collibacillus ludicampi genomic region:
- a CDS encoding FMN-binding glutamate synthase family protein: MSPWEKILFNPVHLFRFPTPENVGIRTSITIGHRARKPLTLSIPIMIAAMSFGGALSKSTKIALAKAATAVGTATNSGEAGLLEEERDAAHLFIGQYNRGGWMNTPDKYKRLDAIEIQLGQGAQGSAPQRTTAKNIGEDFREVFGLHEGEDALIHSRLPGVNSKDDFIQLVRRLRDETGVPIGLKIAATHHLEKELQIAVEAEVDFVTLDGAEGGTHGGSPTLQDDVGLPTLFAITRAAEFFVRKGVMGDINLIATGGLVTPGQMLKAMALGADGVYIGTAAIMALVSEQMVKAVPFEPPTSLVIYTGKMTDQLNIDQAAMNVVRYLNACVQEMESVAVTLGKTALSDITKSDLCTIDPFIAKATGIQLGYVAPENQDRFFEETKPFFHTFEGQVESHSYMNLH, from the coding sequence ATGTCTCCATGGGAGAAGATTCTGTTCAATCCTGTACATCTCTTTCGTTTTCCAACGCCTGAAAACGTCGGAATCCGTACTTCAATCACCATAGGACACCGTGCGAGAAAACCATTGACCCTTTCCATTCCAATTATGATTGCCGCTATGTCTTTTGGAGGTGCGTTAAGCAAAAGCACCAAAATCGCTTTGGCCAAAGCGGCAACCGCTGTCGGTACAGCCACAAACTCTGGTGAAGCAGGGCTCCTTGAAGAGGAAAGGGATGCGGCTCATCTATTCATTGGTCAGTATAATCGAGGGGGATGGATGAACACCCCCGACAAATATAAGCGTCTGGATGCCATTGAAATTCAATTGGGTCAAGGTGCACAAGGTTCAGCGCCACAACGCACAACAGCAAAAAATATCGGGGAGGACTTTCGAGAAGTTTTTGGTTTACACGAGGGCGAAGACGCCCTGATTCATTCGCGCCTGCCGGGGGTTAATTCAAAGGATGACTTTATTCAATTAGTAAGGCGTCTTCGAGACGAAACAGGTGTACCCATAGGACTGAAAATAGCCGCCACGCATCATCTTGAAAAAGAATTACAAATTGCTGTAGAAGCCGAAGTGGATTTCGTAACCCTTGATGGTGCGGAAGGTGGAACGCATGGAGGGTCACCCACCTTACAAGATGACGTTGGATTACCCACTCTTTTTGCTATCACAAGAGCAGCTGAGTTCTTCGTGCGAAAAGGCGTAATGGGTGATATCAACCTGATTGCAACCGGGGGACTCGTGACACCTGGACAAATGTTGAAGGCAATGGCATTGGGGGCAGATGGTGTCTATATTGGTACAGCCGCTATCATGGCGCTTGTCAGTGAACAAATGGTGAAAGCTGTACCGTTTGAACCGCCCACGAGCTTAGTTATATATACAGGTAAAATGACAGACCAATTAAATATTGACCAAGCAGCCATGAATGTAGTTCGATATCTGAATGCTTGTGTTCAAGAAATGGAATCCGTAGCCGTAACACTCGGTAAAACTGCATTATCGGATATTACAAAGTCAGATCTGTGTACGATTGACCCTTTCATCGCCAAAGCGACAGGAATCCAACTCGGATACGTTGCACCTGAGAATCAAGACCGTTTCTTTGAAGAAACGAAGCCTTTTTTCCACACATTTGAAGGTCAAGTCGAAAGTCATTCCTATATGAATCTCCATTAA